One genomic segment of Helianthus annuus cultivar XRQ/B chromosome 14, HanXRQr2.0-SUNRISE, whole genome shotgun sequence includes these proteins:
- the LOC110909120 gene encoding uncharacterized protein LOC110909120, translating to MPPPYTTTHPPSPPTHPLYAQKSWSPDLHRDEQWIRRKGKHKYRKSKSVTDEDIDELKGCIELGFGFEHSPKSDDRLSDTLPALGFYHAVNKQYYDTVLKSSSLSSSSSSSSVSSYSYAVSEPDLSSPVSSPAHPIFGRGDNPQTMKTRLRQWAQVVACSVRQSSTSSSTSSS from the exons ATGCCTCCACCATACACCACCACACACCCACCGTCTCCTCCCACACACCCACTCTACGCTCAGAAATCATGGTCACCGGACCTCCACCGGGACGAGCAATGGATAAGAAGAAAGGGTAAACATAAATACCGGAAGAGCAAGAGTGTAACTGATGAGGATATTGATGAACTCAAGGGGTGTATAGAGCTTGGGTTTGGATTTGAACATTCTCCGAAATCGGATGACCGGCTTTCGGATACTTTACCCGCGTTAGGTTTTTACCATGCTGTTAATAAGCAGTATTATGATACGGTTTTGAAGTCTTCGTCGTTGTCGTCGTCTTCGTCTTCTTCTTCGGTTTCTTCGTATTCGTATGCTGTTTCTGAGCCTGATTTGTCTTCTCCGGTTAGCAGCCCGGCCCATCCGATATTCGGTCGCG GTGATAATCCACAAACAATGAAGACAAGGTTGAGACAATGGGCACAAGTTGTTGCTTGTTCGGTGCGAcaatcatcaacatcatcttcgACATCATCAAGTTGA